A portion of the Luxibacter massiliensis genome contains these proteins:
- a CDS encoding class I SAM-dependent methyltransferase, producing the protein MWIADKWKDYEVIDCSQGEKLERWGDYLLIRPDPQVIWDTPREHSGWKRPNGHYHRSKKGGGEWEFFDLPHQWKICYGSLTFNLKPFNFKHTGLFPEQAVNWDWFSSKIQGAHRPVRVLNLFAYTGGATLAAASAGAQVTHVDASKGMVAWARENALASGLEDAPIRWLVDDCVKFVEREIRRGNTYDAIIMDPPSYGRGPKGEIWKIEDMIHPFIKLCTQVLSKDALFFLINSYTTGLAPAVLSYMIATELKKWGGTVDAQEIGLPVKHSRLTLPCGASGRWEKDIL; encoded by the coding sequence ATGTGGATTGCAGACAAGTGGAAAGACTATGAAGTGATAGATTGTTCTCAGGGGGAGAAGCTGGAGCGCTGGGGGGATTATCTTCTTATTCGCCCTGACCCGCAGGTAATTTGGGACACCCCCAGGGAGCATTCTGGATGGAAGCGCCCCAATGGCCATTATCACCGCAGTAAAAAAGGCGGCGGGGAATGGGAGTTTTTTGACCTTCCCCACCAATGGAAGATTTGCTATGGCAGCCTTACTTTTAACTTGAAGCCTTTTAATTTCAAACATACAGGATTATTCCCGGAGCAGGCTGTAAATTGGGATTGGTTTTCTTCAAAAATACAGGGGGCACACAGGCCTGTCCGGGTATTGAACCTTTTCGCCTACACAGGCGGCGCCACGCTGGCCGCAGCCTCTGCCGGCGCACAAGTTACCCATGTGGATGCCTCCAAAGGAATGGTTGCATGGGCCAGGGAAAACGCGCTGGCCTCTGGATTAGAAGACGCCCCCATACGTTGGCTGGTAGATGACTGTGTCAAATTTGTGGAGCGGGAGATACGCCGGGGAAACACTTATGATGCAATTATTATGGATCCCCCCTCTTATGGAAGGGGCCCTAAGGGTGAAATATGGAAAATCGAGGATATGATACATCCATTTATTAAACTCTGTACCCAAGTTTTATCCAAAGATGCCCTGTTTTTTCTAATAAACTCTTATACAACTGGGTTAGCTCCTGCTGTTCTGTCCTATATGATTGCCACAGAATTGAAAAAATGGGGCGGGACAGTGGACGCGCAGGAAATAGGACTTCCGGTAAAGCACAGCCGGCTTACACTCCCCTGTGGAGCTTCTGGACGTTGGGAAAAAGATATTTTGTAA
- the selD gene encoding selenide, water dikinase SelD, translated as MNKGKDVRLTQMAKTAGUAAKIGPETLAQVLGKLPEFYDENLIVGIETSDDAAIYKVTDEIAMIQTVDFFTPIVDDPYTFGQIAAANSLSDVYAMGGEPKVALNIVGFPNCLDPEILGEILRGGADKVKEARAVLVGGHSVQDEEPKYGLSVSGFVHPDKIYKNYGCQPGDALILTKQIGSGIITTAVKGGMASVQAEKEVITVMASLNQKAAEAAKGFTVHACTDITGFGLLGHCAEMASASDVTLEIHVEDVAYMEDAPGYAKMGLVPAGAYKNREHSGEFVDMGSVDEYYTDMLYDPQTSGGLLFSIPQNELGEFLAELTDKKLDTKVSVIGRVLEKSDKLIRLMP; from the coding sequence ATGAACAAGGGAAAGGACGTACGTCTGACACAGATGGCAAAAACGGCAGGATGAGCAGCTAAAATTGGTCCTGAGACCCTTGCCCAGGTTCTGGGTAAGCTGCCTGAATTTTATGATGAGAACCTTATAGTTGGAATTGAGACATCTGACGATGCCGCAATCTATAAAGTGACGGATGAAATTGCCATGATACAGACGGTAGATTTCTTTACTCCGATTGTAGATGACCCTTATACCTTTGGGCAGATTGCAGCAGCCAACTCTCTGAGCGATGTGTATGCCATGGGAGGAGAACCAAAGGTGGCCTTAAATATAGTAGGCTTTCCCAATTGTCTGGATCCGGAAATATTAGGTGAGATTTTGAGAGGCGGAGCGGACAAGGTAAAGGAAGCAAGAGCGGTTTTAGTAGGCGGGCATTCTGTACAGGATGAGGAACCTAAATATGGCCTGAGTGTCTCCGGTTTTGTGCATCCGGACAAGATATATAAGAATTATGGCTGCCAGCCGGGAGATGCCCTTATCCTGACGAAGCAGATTGGCAGCGGTATTATAACAACGGCCGTGAAAGGTGGGATGGCCTCTGTGCAGGCTGAGAAAGAAGTAATTACAGTGATGGCTTCTCTTAACCAGAAAGCTGCAGAAGCCGCTAAAGGATTTACTGTACATGCATGTACAGATATTACTGGGTTTGGCCTGCTCGGACACTGTGCGGAGATGGCATCCGCCAGTGATGTAACGCTGGAGATTCACGTAGAAGATGTGGCTTATATGGAGGATGCCCCCGGATATGCTAAGATGGGACTTGTACCGGCAGGGGCCTATAAAAACAGAGAACATAGCGGAGAATTTGTAGATATGGGGTCTGTGGACGAATATTATACAGATATGCTCTATGACCCACAGACATCAGGCGGCTTGCTTTTTAGCATTCCTCAAAATGAGCTTGGAGAATTCCTCGCAGAACTAACAGATAAGAAACTGGATACGAAGGTCTCTGTAATAGGGCGTGTCCTTGAGAAATCAGACAAACTGATACGGCTGATGCCTTAG
- a CDS encoding alanine/glycine:cation symporter family protein, giving the protein MYAEIIGTLSNWLYSYILIILLVGAGIYFTVRTKFVQFKCLKEAFKVVLEPKSDEKSISSFQALMVSTASRVGTGNIAGISTALCIGGAGAMFWMWLIALLGSASAFVESTLAQIYKRKAADGGSYGGPAYYIQAVLKKRWLGVLFAVCLIATYMGGFNMVASFNIADSFRRYDFYRPGVTPIIVGIVLAFIFGLCIFGGSKRISRITEVIVPAMGVFYLAVSLFIVVSHLNLLPGVIAAIFKGAFDIPAIFGGFAGSAVMQGIKRGLFSNEAGVGSAPNAAASAGVSHPVKQGLVQMLSVYIDTILICSATGFMLLCSGVGPTETMAGMPYVQEAVAGSLGGFGTIFITVALFLFAFTTLIGNFYYAEMGLRYICNKVPEKGILNVFRMCAVLIVCAGATMDFSVVWDTADVLMGLMALINLPVIILLGGPALHCMQDYLKQKKEGKNPVFRAKDIGLKTKTDFWN; this is encoded by the coding sequence TTGTATGCAGAGATTATTGGAACCTTAAGTAACTGGCTGTACAGCTATATTTTGATTATCCTGCTTGTCGGGGCAGGTATTTATTTTACAGTCAGAACGAAGTTTGTACAGTTTAAATGTCTGAAAGAGGCATTTAAAGTAGTGCTGGAGCCGAAGTCAGATGAGAAATCAATCTCTTCCTTCCAGGCGTTGATGGTATCTACCGCGTCCAGGGTGGGGACAGGCAACATCGCAGGAATTTCTACGGCTCTCTGTATTGGCGGCGCAGGGGCCATGTTCTGGATGTGGCTGATTGCCCTGCTTGGAAGCGCATCAGCGTTTGTGGAGAGTACGCTGGCACAGATATATAAGCGGAAAGCTGCAGATGGAGGCTCCTACGGGGGGCCTGCATATTATATTCAGGCAGTCCTTAAGAAAAGGTGGCTTGGCGTTTTATTTGCAGTATGTCTGATTGCAACTTATATGGGCGGGTTCAATATGGTTGCGTCGTTTAATATTGCAGATTCTTTCCGCAGATATGATTTCTATCGGCCTGGAGTGACTCCTATTATTGTGGGGATTGTGCTTGCATTTATTTTTGGTTTGTGTATTTTCGGGGGAAGCAAGCGTATTTCCAGGATTACAGAAGTAATTGTCCCAGCAATGGGCGTGTTTTATCTGGCTGTCTCTTTATTTATTGTGGTAAGCCACCTGAATTTGCTTCCGGGAGTGATAGCTGCCATTTTTAAAGGGGCATTTGATATTCCGGCAATTTTTGGCGGATTCGCTGGTTCCGCCGTGATGCAGGGGATTAAAAGAGGACTCTTTTCAAATGAAGCCGGGGTTGGTTCGGCCCCTAATGCTGCTGCTTCTGCCGGAGTATCCCACCCAGTAAAGCAAGGGTTGGTACAGATGCTTTCTGTGTATATAGATACCATTTTGATCTGCAGTGCCACGGGATTTATGCTGTTATGTTCCGGTGTAGGGCCCACAGAGACTATGGCCGGGATGCCTTATGTACAGGAGGCCGTGGCCGGCTCTCTGGGAGGCTTTGGGACAATCTTTATTACAGTGGCATTATTTCTTTTTGCATTTACAACATTAATTGGTAATTTCTATTATGCGGAGATGGGACTGCGCTATATATGCAATAAGGTGCCAGAGAAAGGAATCCTCAATGTGTTCCGCATGTGTGCAGTTTTGATTGTATGTGCTGGCGCTACAATGGATTTTAGTGTGGTGTGGGATACTGCAGATGTACTGATGGGATTGATGGCTTTGATCAACCTTCCAGTTATTATTCTTTTGGGAGGGCCGGCCCTGCATTGTATGCAGGATTATCTGAAACAGAAAAAAGAAGGGAAGAATCCTGTATTTAGAGCCAAGGATATAGGATTAAAGACGAAGACAGATTTTTGGAATTGA
- a CDS encoding HD domain-containing protein, with amino-acid sequence MTRLEQQLEFIREIDKVKNIYRQTYLADGERKENDAEHSWHIAVMAVLLKEYVPEADILKAIIMVLIHDLVEIDAGDTYAYDMKGAETKRQREVKAAERIFGLLPDDQGSTFRELWEEFEAYETAEAKYAHLLDNFQPLLLNDASGGKSWSEHDVQKSWIYKRNEKIGETSAEIWKCMQEIVDKHIKKGNVRDC; translated from the coding sequence ATGACAAGGCTGGAACAGCAGCTTGAATTTATCAGGGAGATCGACAAAGTAAAAAATATTTACCGGCAGACATACCTGGCAGACGGGGAGCGGAAGGAAAATGATGCCGAGCATTCATGGCATATTGCTGTTATGGCTGTGCTTTTAAAAGAGTATGTCCCGGAGGCAGATATCTTGAAAGCCATAATCATGGTTTTAATCCATGACTTGGTAGAAATTGATGCCGGGGACACATATGCATATGATATGAAAGGGGCGGAAACGAAGAGGCAGAGGGAGGTCAAGGCTGCAGAACGGATATTTGGCTTGCTTCCAGATGACCAGGGCAGTACTTTCCGGGAACTGTGGGAAGAGTTCGAGGCGTATGAGACAGCAGAGGCAAAATATGCCCACTTGCTGGACAACTTTCAGCCTCTGCTGTTAAATGATGCATCCGGCGGAAAGAGCTGGAGTGAGCACGATGTGCAGAAGTCCTGGATATATAAAAGAAATGAAAAAATAGGCGAGACATCGGCAGAAATATGGAAATGTATGCAGGAGATTGTGGATAAGCATATTAAAAAGGGAAATGTACGGGACTGCTAA
- a CDS encoding DUF6465 family protein, with protein sequence MATKKATKKPVTTKPAVEKAEGTVSAEKEMAAKSEATKTVKTEEIGTKAGQTKAIETKKDTTKAIETRAAVLKDPEPEKKEPEKITIKKAAPKKTTTGRTTKKSEIKTEIFLQFAGNEYTEKEILQKVKNVWTKELKNKVGDMKDVKIYLKPEEFAAYYVINGDTTGRVDL encoded by the coding sequence ATGGCAACAAAGAAAGCAACAAAGAAACCAGTAACCACTAAGCCAGCTGTAGAGAAAGCAGAGGGGACAGTTTCTGCTGAAAAGGAAATGGCTGCTAAAAGTGAGGCTACAAAAACAGTTAAGACAGAAGAAATCGGGACAAAGGCCGGCCAGACAAAGGCGATTGAGACAAAAAAGGATACTACAAAAGCAATTGAAACCAGAGCTGCAGTCTTAAAGGATCCAGAACCCGAAAAGAAAGAACCGGAGAAAATAACTATAAAGAAAGCAGCACCGAAGAAAACAACTACAGGCAGGACAACAAAAAAGTCTGAGATAAAGACCGAAATTTTCCTCCAGTTTGCAGGGAATGAATATACAGAAAAGGAAATCCTTCAGAAAGTAAAGAATGTATGGACTAAGGAACTGAAGAATAAGGTAGGAGATATGAAAGATGTAAAGATTTACCTTAAGCCGGAAGAATTCGCAGCTTATTATGTAATTAACGGTGATACAACAGGCCGTGTGGACCTATAA
- a CDS encoding MATE family efflux transporter — protein sequence MIRKQFAANVLPSMLAFAFSGIYAIVDGWFVGRNIGDIGLAAINVAYPIVAVMQAAGTGIGMGGAIQIAICHGSGKRKEEKAFLGNTLFMLVFCCVLLTILLGVTYPAILSAFGATGELMNYAADYIRILVWGASFQIMGTGLLPIVRNYHGSVTAMAAMIMGFSTNVVLDWLFVSVYQKGVAGAAAATLIGQLVTVVPCVLFLFLKRIFHTAVLRPAKSVICRILQVALSPFGLTLLPNIVIIILNRGALAYGGELAVSCYAVVSYVVCVVQLLLQGIGDGSQPLIGLYHGAQNEELVKQVRRMAYMYAFCTSAVCMAGIFLLRHKIPVFFGTSETVAAEVTDVLVVFIAGFIFIAFLRITTAYFYAVKDNKSAYLLIYGEPCVLALLVAFALPRFLGVDGVWLSVPVSQAVLAAIGFMLLWRGKQKKESDGQESM from the coding sequence ATGATCAGAAAACAATTTGCTGCAAACGTTTTGCCCTCTATGCTGGCATTTGCATTTTCAGGTATATATGCTATTGTAGACGGCTGGTTCGTAGGCAGAAATATAGGGGATATCGGCCTGGCCGCTATAAATGTGGCATATCCTATTGTAGCCGTTATGCAGGCGGCAGGCACTGGGATTGGCATGGGGGGCGCTATTCAGATAGCCATCTGCCATGGCAGCGGTAAAAGGAAAGAGGAAAAAGCGTTTCTTGGCAATACACTTTTCATGCTTGTATTTTGCTGTGTACTGCTGACTATATTGCTTGGGGTTACTTATCCTGCAATTTTGTCGGCGTTTGGGGCAACGGGGGAACTGATGAATTATGCGGCTGATTATATTAGAATCTTAGTTTGGGGAGCATCCTTTCAGATTATGGGAACTGGATTACTGCCTATTGTCCGTAATTATCATGGCTCAGTTACCGCTATGGCAGCCATGATTATGGGATTCAGCACAAATGTAGTGCTGGACTGGCTGTTTGTATCTGTATATCAGAAGGGCGTTGCGGGGGCGGCGGCGGCCACATTGATCGGCCAACTTGTGACAGTCGTTCCCTGTGTGCTTTTCCTGTTCCTGAAAAGAATTTTTCATACGGCTGTTCTGCGGCCTGCCAAATCTGTGATATGCCGGATTCTACAGGTTGCCCTTTCCCCATTTGGCCTGACGCTCTTACCCAATATTGTTATTATCATCCTGAACAGAGGGGCATTAGCTTACGGTGGGGAACTGGCGGTATCCTGCTATGCTGTAGTAAGTTATGTAGTGTGTGTGGTTCAGCTGTTATTACAAGGGATAGGTGATGGATCCCAGCCCCTGATTGGCCTTTACCATGGGGCGCAAAATGAGGAGCTTGTGAAACAGGTTCGGAGAATGGCGTATATGTATGCTTTTTGCACATCTGCTGTATGTATGGCAGGGATATTCCTGCTCCGGCATAAAATTCCGGTATTTTTTGGTACATCAGAAACAGTGGCAGCAGAAGTGACAGATGTGCTTGTGGTTTTTATAGCGGGTTTTATATTTATTGCCTTTCTAAGAATCACAACCGCTTATTTTTATGCTGTGAAGGATAATAAAAGCGCATATCTGCTTATTTACGGGGAACCCTGCGTTCTTGCCTTGCTTGTGGCTTTCGCCCTGCCAAGGTTTCTAGGCGTAGATGGAGTGTGGCTGTCTGTGCCGGTAAGCCAGGCAGTTCTTGCGGCTATCGGATTTATGCTGTTATGGAGAGGGAAGCAGAAAAAGGAAAGTGACGGACAGGAATCCATGTGA
- a CDS encoding IS3 family transposase has translation MIFLALKTEDGRITGKISFYCRMLGISRQGFYKYLANKDRPWKYQDLADAMKEIISEDECNDTYGRIRMYQALLLKQPEGVHIPSERTVYRVMDQIGLSHRPKRKPNGLTKADREAMKSDDLLKRDFHSDAPLEKCITDITEIPARNGKLYVSAIFDCFDLSVLGLSMGTNMKADLCIQTLENALTAYPALEGAIIHSDRGTQYTSESYRQTIREHHIHQSMNSAGGRCHDNARCESMWARMKTELLYDRYDTRQMTVEELKALIWRYFLSYWNNRRICSANGGLPPMIKRRQYYEDLELVA, from the coding sequence ATGATCTTTCTCGCTTTGAAAACAGAGGACGGCAGGATTACCGGAAAAATTTCATTTTATTGCCGGATGCTTGGTATCAGCCGGCAGGGCTTCTATAAATATCTCGCAAACAAAGACCGTCCATGGAAGTACCAGGATCTGGCGGATGCCATGAAAGAAATCATCAGTGAGGATGAATGTAACGATACTTATGGACGGATCCGGATGTATCAGGCGCTGTTGCTGAAGCAGCCGGAGGGCGTACATATACCCAGTGAACGGACCGTATACCGGGTTATGGATCAGATCGGCCTGAGCCATCGGCCAAAGAGAAAGCCGAATGGACTTACAAAGGCAGACCGGGAAGCCATGAAATCGGATGATCTGTTGAAGCGGGATTTCCATTCAGATGCCCCATTAGAAAAATGTATTACAGATATCACGGAGATTCCGGCGCGCAATGGGAAACTGTATGTATCTGCGATTTTCGACTGCTTTGATCTTAGCGTCCTCGGTCTGTCAATGGGGACAAACATGAAAGCAGATCTGTGTATCCAAACACTGGAAAATGCCCTGACTGCATATCCCGCATTGGAAGGAGCGATCATCCACAGTGACCGTGGGACACAGTATACCAGTGAGTCTTACCGCCAGACCATCCGGGAGCACCACATCCACCAAAGCATGAACAGTGCAGGAGGACGCTGCCATGATAATGCACGCTGTGAGAGTATGTGGGCCAGAATGAAGACAGAGCTCCTTTATGACCGCTATGACACAAGGCAGATGACGGTAGAGGAATTAAAGGCGCTCATTTGGAGATACTTCCTCAGCTACTGGAATAACCGGAGGATCTGCTCTGCCAATGGCGGGCTTCCTCCCATGATAAAACGCAGACAGTATTATGAGGATTTGGAACTGGTAGCATAG
- a CDS encoding NAD-dependent protein deacylase, giving the protein MYVEEVERLQNIIGQSENIVFFGGAGVSTESNIPDFRSADGIYHQTYKYSPEQVVSHSFFVSHTEAFYDFYKEKMMLLEAKPNPAHRKLALLEQAGKLRAVITQNIDGLHQAAGSKNVFELHGSIHRNHCMDCGRFYDAHYVKGSKGIPRCECGGIIKPDVVLYEEGLDTATIQGAIEAITGADTLIIGGTSLVVYPAAGFIDYFHGRYLVVINKSETARPVKADLMINGPIGEVFSQIKI; this is encoded by the coding sequence ATGTATGTAGAAGAAGTGGAGCGTCTGCAAAATATTATAGGCCAAAGTGAGAATATTGTATTTTTTGGCGGGGCAGGTGTATCAACAGAAAGTAATATTCCAGATTTTAGAAGTGCTGATGGAATATACCACCAAACCTATAAGTATTCCCCCGAGCAGGTAGTCAGCCACAGTTTCTTTGTATCTCATACAGAAGCCTTTTATGACTTCTATAAAGAGAAGATGATGCTGTTAGAGGCGAAGCCTAACCCGGCCCATAGAAAACTGGCCCTCCTTGAGCAAGCGGGAAAGCTCAGGGCAGTTATCACGCAGAATATAGACGGCCTGCACCAGGCGGCAGGCAGTAAAAATGTATTTGAGCTTCATGGAAGTATCCACCGGAACCATTGTATGGACTGCGGCAGGTTTTACGATGCTCACTATGTAAAAGGCTCAAAAGGGATTCCGCGCTGCGAATGTGGAGGGATCATTAAGCCAGATGTGGTACTTTATGAAGAAGGACTTGACACAGCGACAATACAAGGGGCAATAGAGGCTATTACAGGTGCGGACACCTTGATTATAGGCGGCACCTCTTTAGTTGTGTACCCGGCTGCAGGATTCATAGATTACTTTCATGGCAGATACTTGGTGGTGATCAATAAATCAGAAACTGCCCGCCCGGTGAAGGCGGATTTAATGATCAATGGGCCCATAGGGGAAGTATTTTCACAAATTAAAATATAA
- the yedF gene encoding sulfurtransferase-like selenium metabolism protein YedF — translation MITVNAMGDACPIPVIKTKKAMQEVTGDEVLEVLVDNEIAVQNVTKMASSEGGQVTSEKIGENQFKITVKVSQTAGRKESADYKEEIQCMPDRRKNTVVVISSDRMGSGDDELGKVLMKGFIFAVSKLDELPSAMLFYNGGATLTAEGSESLEDLKDLEAQGVEIMTCGTCLDYYGLKEKLEVGTVTNMYSIVEKMNQAERILRP, via the coding sequence ATGATAACAGTTAACGCTATGGGGGACGCATGCCCGATCCCCGTAATTAAGACGAAAAAGGCAATGCAGGAAGTAACAGGCGATGAAGTGTTGGAGGTGCTGGTTGATAACGAGATAGCCGTCCAGAATGTGACTAAAATGGCATCCAGTGAAGGCGGCCAGGTTACGTCTGAGAAAATTGGGGAGAATCAATTTAAGATTACAGTAAAAGTAAGCCAGACGGCCGGCAGAAAAGAATCAGCAGACTACAAGGAGGAAATACAGTGTATGCCTGACAGGAGAAAAAATACAGTTGTGGTTATTAGTTCTGACCGCATGGGGAGCGGAGATGATGAACTTGGAAAAGTGCTTATGAAAGGGTTTATTTTTGCAGTTTCAAAGTTGGACGAGCTGCCATCGGCTATGCTGTTTTATAATGGAGGGGCTACGCTGACAGCAGAGGGTTCTGAATCTTTGGAGGATTTAAAAGATCTGGAGGCCCAGGGCGTAGAGATCATGACATGTGGTACCTGCCTGGATTATTACGGATTGAAAGAAAAGCTAGAGGTGGGGACAGTGACAAACATGTACAGTATCGTAGAAAAAATGAATCAGGCAGAAAGGATTCTGCGCCCATAA
- the selA gene encoding L-seryl-tRNA(Sec) selenium transferase, with amino-acid sequence MDKKLLFRRIPKVDVLMEDEKIKKMTEQYSYDSVLEAVREEQEKLREFIGSCEDEEAAEKEIASLPEHIEQRIAYLYRPNMSKVLNGTGTILHTNLGRAPLGTAHLNQVARIAGGYSNLEYDLEAGRRGERYSHFEKLLCRITGAEAAMAVNNNAAAVMLILSSMARGGEVVVSRGELVEIGGKFRIPDVMEQSQAVLKEVGTTNKTHLSDYEEAVSDRTRAFLKVHTSNYCIVGFTESVPISDLIPLKEKYGIPVIEDLGSGVLVDLSKYGLQHEPTVQDSIKSGADVVCFSGDKLLGGPQAGIIVGKKRYIDKMKKNPLTRALRIDKFTASALEIVLKEYLSEERAVQNIPVLRMITRKIEDIKEEANKFCGMLKDAKLDAEIEVIECESQIGGGSLPMERLPSMAVTIRPLKITTACLEERLRHLPIPVIGRVVNDRILLDMRTFEGSCMSDFIEGLRKSHILEKERDL; translated from the coding sequence ATGGATAAGAAACTTTTGTTCCGCAGAATTCCTAAAGTGGATGTTTTGATGGAGGACGAAAAAATAAAGAAAATGACAGAGCAGTACAGCTATGACAGTGTATTAGAAGCTGTCAGGGAAGAACAAGAAAAACTGCGGGAATTTATTGGAAGCTGTGAGGATGAGGAAGCTGCAGAAAAGGAAATAGCTAGTTTGCCGGAGCATATAGAACAGAGAATTGCGTATTTATACCGGCCCAATATGTCAAAGGTGCTCAATGGGACGGGCACGATTTTGCATACTAACCTGGGGCGCGCCCCCCTGGGAACTGCACATCTGAACCAGGTTGCCAGAATCGCAGGGGGCTATTCTAATCTGGAATATGATCTGGAAGCCGGAAGAAGAGGCGAGCGTTATTCTCACTTTGAAAAACTTTTGTGTAGAATAACAGGGGCAGAGGCTGCCATGGCGGTCAATAACAATGCAGCAGCCGTGATGCTTATTCTCAGCTCCATGGCCCGGGGCGGCGAAGTAGTTGTATCCAGGGGGGAGCTTGTAGAGATAGGCGGGAAGTTCAGGATTCCAGATGTTATGGAGCAGAGCCAGGCTGTACTCAAAGAGGTAGGGACAACCAACAAGACTCATCTGTCAGATTATGAGGAAGCGGTCAGTGACCGGACGAGGGCTTTTTTAAAGGTTCATACAAGCAATTACTGTATCGTGGGCTTTACGGAGTCAGTGCCTATAAGTGACCTGATTCCATTGAAGGAGAAGTATGGAATCCCTGTAATTGAAGATCTGGGAAGCGGCGTATTGGTAGATTTGAGTAAATATGGACTGCAGCATGAACCTACTGTGCAGGATTCTATAAAAAGTGGTGCGGATGTGGTTTGCTTCAGCGGCGATAAGCTTTTAGGAGGCCCGCAGGCTGGAATTATAGTGGGGAAGAAGAGGTATATAGACAAAATGAAGAAGAATCCTCTCACCAGAGCTTTGAGGATTGACAAATTTACGGCATCTGCATTGGAGATTGTATTAAAGGAATATTTGTCCGAAGAAAGGGCGGTTCAGAATATACCTGTGCTGCGCATGATTACCCGCAAAATTGAGGATATCAAAGAAGAGGCAAACAAATTTTGCGGGATGTTAAAGGATGCAAAGTTAGATGCGGAGATAGAAGTTATTGAGTGTGAATCCCAGATTGGGGGCGGGTCTTTGCCAATGGAAAGACTTCCAAGTATGGCAGTAACGATCCGGCCCCTGAAAATCACGACTGCCTGTCTGGAGGAGCGGCTGAGGCACCTCCCTATTCCCGTGATCGGCCGGGTTGTCAACGACAGGATTCTGCTGGATATGAGAACTTTTGAGGGCAGCTGTATGTCTGATTTCATAGAAGGCCTCAGAAAATCACATATTCTGGAGAAGGAGAGAGATTTGTAA
- a CDS encoding transposase, with product MARKYDHEYKVQAVKLAKEIGGAKAAKELGIPEGTIHTWLKAVRAGKLDVGEGSHTPASAMSLSEEITMLRKRVKEQDKEIRRLKEENEFLEEASAFFAASRRKSAKTRE from the coding sequence GTGGCACGTAAATATGACCATGAATACAAAGTACAGGCAGTGAAACTTGCCAAAGAAATCGGCGGCGCTAAGGCTGCTAAAGAATTAGGAATCCCTGAAGGAACCATCCATACATGGCTGAAAGCTGTAAGAGCTGGTAAGCTGGATGTTGGGGAAGGTTCCCATACCCCTGCCAGTGCAATGAGCCTGTCAGAAGAAATTACCATGCTGCGTAAGCGGGTGAAGGAGCAGGATAAAGAAATCCGCCGCCTGAAGGAAGAAAATGAATTTCTGGAGGAAGCCAGCGCTTTTTTCGCCGCCAGCCGTCGGAAGTCAGCAAAAACCAGAGAATGA